The Colias croceus chromosome 18, ilColCroc2.1 genome has a window encoding:
- the LOC123699981 gene encoding sodium/potassium-transporting ATPase subunit alpha isoform X6, producing the protein MGETRRKPPAKKRKPGDLEDLKQELDIDYHKVTPEELYQRFQTHPENGLSHAKAKENLERDGPNALTPPKQTPEWVKFCKNLFGGFALLLWIGAILCFIAYGIQASTVEEPSDDNLYLGIVLAAVVIVTGIFSYYQESKSSKIMESFKNMVPQFATVIREGEKLTLRAEDLVLGDIVEVKFGDRIPADIRIIESRGFKVDNSSLTGESEPQSRGPEFTNENPLETKNLAFFSTNAVEGTAKGVVICCGDNTVMGRIAGLASGLDTGETPIAKEIHHFIHLITGVAVFLGVTFFLIAFILGYHWLDAVIFLIGIIVANVPEGLLATVTVCLTLTAKRMASKNCLVKNLEAVETLGSTSTICSDKTGTLTQNRMTVAHMWFDNQIIEADTTEDQSGVQYDRTSPGFKALAKIATLCNRAEFKGGQDGVPILKKEVAGDASEAALLKCMELALGDVMSIRKRNKKVCEIPFNSTNKYQVSIHESDDPSDPRHLLVMKGAPERILERCSTIFIGGKEKVLDEEMKEAFNNAYLELGGLGERVLGFCDLQLPSDKYPIGFKFNTDDVNFPIDNLRFVGLMSMIDPPRAAVPDAVAKCRSAGIKVIMVTGDHPITAKAIAKSVGIISEGNETVEDIAARLNIPVSEVNPREAKAAVVHGTELRDLNSDQLDEILKYHTEIVFARTSPQQKLIIVEGCQRLGAIVAVTGDGVNDSPALKKADIGVAMGIAGSDVSKQAADMILLDDNFASIVTGVEEGRLIFDNLKKSIAYTLTSNIPEISPFLAFILCDIPLPLGTVTILCIDLGTDMVPAISLAYEEAESDIMKRQPRNPFTDKLVNERLISMAYGQIGMIQAAAGFFVYFVIMAENGFLPLKLFGIRKHWDSKAINDLTDSYGQEWTYRDRKALEFTCHTAFFVSIVVVQWADLIICKTRRNSIVHQGMRNWALNFGLVFETALAAFLSYTPGMDKGLRMYPLKFVWWLPAIPFMLSIFIYDEIRRFYLRRNPGGWLEQETYY; encoded by the exons ATGGGCGAG ACACGGCGAAAACCCCCTGCGAAGAAACGGAAACCTGGAGACTTAGAAGATCTTAAACAAGAATTGGACATCGACTACCATAAAGTAACGCCCGAAGAACTCTACCAAAGATTTCAGACTCACCCAGAAAAT GGCCTTAGTCATGCAAAAGCGAAAGAAAACCTTGAACGAGATGGTCCAAATGCACTCACACCCCCAAAACAGACGCCCGAGTGGGTGAAGTTTTGTAAAAATCTATTTGGTGGCTTCGCGTTATTACTGTGGATTGGTGCTATTCTATGCTTTATTGCCTACGGAATCCAG gCGAGTACGGTAGAAGAACCTTCAGACGACAACTTGTATCTCGGAATCGTATTGGCAGCTGTCGTTATCGTCACGGGTATCTTCTCATACTACCAGGAAAGCAAGTCATCAAAGATCATGGAATCCTTCAAGAACATGGTGCCTCAGTTTGCGACCGTCATCCGTGAAGGAGAGAAGTTAACGCTGCGTGCTGAAGATCTTGTACTTGGTGACATTGTTGAG gtcAAATTCGGCGACCGGATCCCAGCTGATATTCGTATCATCGAATCACGCGGCTTCAAAGTTGACAACTCGAGTTTAACTGGTGAATCAGAGCCCCAATCCCGCGGACCTGAATTTACGAACGAAAATCCTTTGGAAACCAAGAACTTGGCCTTCTTCTCTACTAACGCTGTTGAAGGAACTGCTAAGGGAGTTGTCATCTGCTGTGGTGATAATACC gtCATGGGTCGTATCGCTGGATTGGCGTCTGGTTTGGACACCGGAGAGACACCTATCGCAAAGGAAATCCATCACTTCATCCACTTGATTACTGGTGTTGCCGTATTCCTCGGTGTTACGTTCTTCCTCATTGCATTCATCCTCGGTTACCATTGGCTCGACGCTGTCATCTTCCTTATTG GTATCATCGTAGCTAACGTACCTGAAGGTCTGCTCGCCACTGTAACTGTATGTCTGACTCTCACTGCCAAACGTATGGCTTCCAAGAACTGCCTTGTAAAGAACTTGGAGGCTGTCGAGACCTTAGGATCTACGTCCACTATTTGCTCTGACAAGACTGGCACTTTAACCCAGAACAGAATGACCGTCGCTCACATGTGGTTTGACAACCAGATTATTGAAGCTGACACCACCGAAGATCAGTCTGGAGTTCAGTATG ACCGCACTAGCCCCGGTTTCAAGGCGCTCGCTAAAATCGCAACTCTGTGCAACCGTGCCGAATTCAAAGGTGGTCAGGATGGCGTGCCAATCTTGAAGAAGGAAGTCGCCGGTGATGCCTCAGAAGCTGCTCTGCTCAAATGTATGGAACTCGCGCTCGGAGATGTGATGTCTATCAGGAAAAGGAACAAGAAAGTGTGCGAAATCCCCTTCAACTCGACCAACAAATATCAAGTGTCTATTCATGAGAGCGATGACCCCAGCGACCCTCGCCACCTGCTTGTAATGAAGGGAGCTCCCGAAAGAATCTTGGAACGTTGCAGCACTATTTTCATTGGTGGCAAGGAAAAG gTTTTGGATGAAGAAATGAAGGAAGCGTTCAACAATGCGTACTTGGAACTCGGTGGTCTCGGCGAGCGTGTGCTCGGTTTCTGCGACTTGCAACTGCCGTCCGACAAATACCCAATTGGCTTCAAGTTCAACACCGATGACGTCAACTTCCCTATTGACAACCTTCGCTTTGTCGGCCTCATGAGTATGATTGACCCTCCTCGTGCTGCCGTGCCCGACGCTGTCGCTAAATGCCGGTCTGCTGGTATCAAG GTTATCATGGTAACTGGTGACCACCCCATCACTGCCAAGGCTATCGCCAAGTCCGTGGGCATCATCTCTGAAGGCAACGAAACGGTAGAGGACATTGCTGCCCGCCTCAACATTCCGGTATCTGAAGTCAACCCGAGGGAGGCTAAAGCTGCTGTGGTCCATGGAACTGAACTTAGGGATCTTAACTCTGACCAACTGGATGAAATTCTTAA ATATCACACGGAGATCGTGTTCGCCCGCACATCGCCCCAACAGAAGCTGATCATCGTGGAGGGTTGCCAGCGTCTCGGCGCCATTGTAGCCGTCACCGGTGATGGTGTCAACGACTCGCCAGCTCTGAAGAAGGCTGATATCGGTGTTGCCATGGGTATCGCTGGATCCGATGTGTCCAAACAG GCTGCCGACATGATCTTGCTGGATGATAACTTCGCGTCCATCGTCACCGGTGTGGAGGAAGGCCGCCTGATCTTCGACAATCTCAAGAAGTCCATCGCGTACACTCTGACCTCGAACATTCCAGAAATCTCTCCCTTCCTCGCCTTTATCCTTTGTGACATTCCCCTGCCTCTTGGTACTGTTACCATCCTTTGCATCGATCTCGGAACTGACATG GTGCCCGCCATTTCCCTGGCTTACGAGGAGGCCGAATCTGACATTATGAAGCGACAGCCGCGTAATCCTTTCACTGATAAGCTCGTTAACGAGAG GTTGATTTCCATGGCGTACGGCCAAATCGGAATGATCCAAGCGGCGGCTGGATTCTTCGTATACTTTGTGATCATGGCTGAGAACGGATTCCTGCCCTTGAAACTGTTCGGTATCAGGAAGCACTGGGATTCCAAAGCCATCAATGACTTGACTGATTCCTATGGACAAGAATGG ACCTACCGTGACCGCAAAGCCCTCGAGTTCACCTGCCACACCGCTTTCTTCGTGTCGATTGTAGTCGTGCAATGGGCCGATCTGATCATTTGCAAGACTCGCCGCAACTCCATCGTGCACCAGGGCATGCGCAACTGGGCTCTCAACTTTGGTCTCGTGTTCGAAACCGCCCTCGCCGCGTTCCTGTCATACACCCCCGGTATGGACAAGGGTCTCAGGATGTACCCACTCAA GTTCGTGTGGTGGTTGCCCGCCATCCCGTTCATGCTGTCGATCTTCATCTACGACGAGATCCGGCGCTTCTACCTGCGCCGCAACCCCGGCGGCTGGCTGGAACAAGAGACTTACTACTAA
- the LOC123699981 gene encoding sodium/potassium-transporting ATPase subunit alpha isoform X5, which produces MGEHGRTDSYRVATIGPIKDDNRTADGHYKTRRKPPAKKRKPGDLEDLKQELDIDYHKVTPEELYQRFQTHPENGLSHAKAKENLERDGPNALTPPKQTPEWVKFCKNLFGGFALLLWIGAILCFIAYGIQASTVEEPSDDNLYLGIVLAAVVIVTGIFSYYQESKSSKIMESFKNMVPQFATVIREGEKLTLRAEDLVLGDIVEVKFGDRIPADIRIIESRGFKVDNSSLTGESEPQSRGPEFTNENPLETKNLAFFSTNAVEGTAKGVVICCGDNTVMGRIAGLASGLDTGETPIAKEIHHFIHLITGVAVFLGVTFFLIAFILGYHWLDAVIFLIGIIVANVPEGLLATVTVCLTLTAKRMASKNCLVKNLEAVETLGSTSTICSDKTGTLTQNRMTVAHMWFDNQIIEADTTEDQSGVQYDRTSPGFKALAKIATLCNRAEFKGGQDGVPILKKEVAGDASEAALLKCMELALGDVMSIRKRNKKVCEIPFNSTNKYQVSIHESDDPSDPRHLLVMKGAPERILERCSTIFIGGKEKVLDEEMKEAFNNAYLELGGLGERVLGFCDLQLPSDKYPIGFKFNTDDVNFPIDNLRFVGLMSMIDPPRAAVPDAVAKCRSAGIKVIMVTGDHPITAKAIAKSVGIISEGNETVEDIAARLNIPVSEVNPREAKAAVVHGTELRDLNSDQLDEILKYHTEIVFARTSPQQKLIIVEGCQRLGAIVAVTGDGVNDSPALKKADIGVAMGIAGSDVSKQAADMILLDDNFASIVTGVEEGRLIFDNLKKSIAYTLTSNIPEISPFLAFILCDIPLPLGTVTILCIDLGTDMVPAISLAYEEAESDIMKRQPRNPFTDKLVNERLISMAYGQIGMIQAAAGFFVYFVIMAENGFLPLKLFGIRKHWDSKAINDLTDSYGQEWTYRDRKALEFTCHTAFFVSIVVVQWADLIICKTRRNSIVHQGMRNWALNFGLVFETALAAFLSYTPGMDKGLRMYPLKFVWWLPAIPFMLSIFIYDEIRRFYLRRNPGGWLEQETYY; this is translated from the exons ATGGGCGAG CATGGCCGTACCGACTCGTACCGCGTCGCCACCATCGGCCCCATTAAGGATGATAATAGAACAGCTGATGGACATTACAAG ACACGGCGAAAACCCCCTGCGAAGAAACGGAAACCTGGAGACTTAGAAGATCTTAAACAAGAATTGGACATCGACTACCATAAAGTAACGCCCGAAGAACTCTACCAAAGATTTCAGACTCACCCAGAAAAT GGCCTTAGTCATGCAAAAGCGAAAGAAAACCTTGAACGAGATGGTCCAAATGCACTCACACCCCCAAAACAGACGCCCGAGTGGGTGAAGTTTTGTAAAAATCTATTTGGTGGCTTCGCGTTATTACTGTGGATTGGTGCTATTCTATGCTTTATTGCCTACGGAATCCAG gCGAGTACGGTAGAAGAACCTTCAGACGACAACTTGTATCTCGGAATCGTATTGGCAGCTGTCGTTATCGTCACGGGTATCTTCTCATACTACCAGGAAAGCAAGTCATCAAAGATCATGGAATCCTTCAAGAACATGGTGCCTCAGTTTGCGACCGTCATCCGTGAAGGAGAGAAGTTAACGCTGCGTGCTGAAGATCTTGTACTTGGTGACATTGTTGAG gtcAAATTCGGCGACCGGATCCCAGCTGATATTCGTATCATCGAATCACGCGGCTTCAAAGTTGACAACTCGAGTTTAACTGGTGAATCAGAGCCCCAATCCCGCGGACCTGAATTTACGAACGAAAATCCTTTGGAAACCAAGAACTTGGCCTTCTTCTCTACTAACGCTGTTGAAGGAACTGCTAAGGGAGTTGTCATCTGCTGTGGTGATAATACC gtCATGGGTCGTATCGCTGGATTGGCGTCTGGTTTGGACACCGGAGAGACACCTATCGCAAAGGAAATCCATCACTTCATCCACTTGATTACTGGTGTTGCCGTATTCCTCGGTGTTACGTTCTTCCTCATTGCATTCATCCTCGGTTACCATTGGCTCGACGCTGTCATCTTCCTTATTG GTATCATCGTAGCTAACGTACCTGAAGGTCTGCTCGCCACTGTAACTGTATGTCTGACTCTCACTGCCAAACGTATGGCTTCCAAGAACTGCCTTGTAAAGAACTTGGAGGCTGTCGAGACCTTAGGATCTACGTCCACTATTTGCTCTGACAAGACTGGCACTTTAACCCAGAACAGAATGACCGTCGCTCACATGTGGTTTGACAACCAGATTATTGAAGCTGACACCACCGAAGATCAGTCTGGAGTTCAGTATG ACCGCACTAGCCCCGGTTTCAAGGCGCTCGCTAAAATCGCAACTCTGTGCAACCGTGCCGAATTCAAAGGTGGTCAGGATGGCGTGCCAATCTTGAAGAAGGAAGTCGCCGGTGATGCCTCAGAAGCTGCTCTGCTCAAATGTATGGAACTCGCGCTCGGAGATGTGATGTCTATCAGGAAAAGGAACAAGAAAGTGTGCGAAATCCCCTTCAACTCGACCAACAAATATCAAGTGTCTATTCATGAGAGCGATGACCCCAGCGACCCTCGCCACCTGCTTGTAATGAAGGGAGCTCCCGAAAGAATCTTGGAACGTTGCAGCACTATTTTCATTGGTGGCAAGGAAAAG gTTTTGGATGAAGAAATGAAGGAAGCGTTCAACAATGCGTACTTGGAACTCGGTGGTCTCGGCGAGCGTGTGCTCGGTTTCTGCGACTTGCAACTGCCGTCCGACAAATACCCAATTGGCTTCAAGTTCAACACCGATGACGTCAACTTCCCTATTGACAACCTTCGCTTTGTCGGCCTCATGAGTATGATTGACCCTCCTCGTGCTGCCGTGCCCGACGCTGTCGCTAAATGCCGGTCTGCTGGTATCAAG GTTATCATGGTAACTGGTGACCACCCCATCACTGCCAAGGCTATCGCCAAGTCCGTGGGCATCATCTCTGAAGGCAACGAAACGGTAGAGGACATTGCTGCCCGCCTCAACATTCCGGTATCTGAAGTCAACCCGAGGGAGGCTAAAGCTGCTGTGGTCCATGGAACTGAACTTAGGGATCTTAACTCTGACCAACTGGATGAAATTCTTAA ATATCACACGGAGATCGTGTTCGCCCGCACATCGCCCCAACAGAAGCTGATCATCGTGGAGGGTTGCCAGCGTCTCGGCGCCATTGTAGCCGTCACCGGTGATGGTGTCAACGACTCGCCAGCTCTGAAGAAGGCTGATATCGGTGTTGCCATGGGTATCGCTGGATCCGATGTGTCCAAACAG GCTGCCGACATGATCTTGCTGGATGATAACTTCGCGTCCATCGTCACCGGTGTGGAGGAAGGCCGCCTGATCTTCGACAATCTCAAGAAGTCCATCGCGTACACTCTGACCTCGAACATTCCAGAAATCTCTCCCTTCCTCGCCTTTATCCTTTGTGACATTCCCCTGCCTCTTGGTACTGTTACCATCCTTTGCATCGATCTCGGAACTGACATG GTGCCCGCCATTTCCCTGGCTTACGAGGAGGCCGAATCTGACATTATGAAGCGACAGCCGCGTAATCCTTTCACTGATAAGCTCGTTAACGAGAG GTTGATTTCCATGGCGTACGGCCAAATCGGAATGATCCAAGCGGCGGCTGGATTCTTCGTATACTTTGTGATCATGGCTGAGAACGGATTCCTGCCCTTGAAACTGTTCGGTATCAGGAAGCACTGGGATTCCAAAGCCATCAATGACTTGACTGATTCCTATGGACAAGAATGG ACCTACCGTGACCGCAAAGCCCTCGAGTTCACCTGCCACACCGCTTTCTTCGTGTCGATTGTAGTCGTGCAATGGGCCGATCTGATCATTTGCAAGACTCGCCGCAACTCCATCGTGCACCAGGGCATGCGCAACTGGGCTCTCAACTTTGGTCTCGTGTTCGAAACCGCCCTCGCCGCGTTCCTGTCATACACCCCCGGTATGGACAAGGGTCTCAGGATGTACCCACTCAA GTTCGTGTGGTGGTTGCCCGCCATCCCGTTCATGCTGTCGATCTTCATCTACGACGAGATCCGGCGCTTCTACCTGCGCCGCAACCCCGGCGGCTGGCTGGAACAAGAGACTTACTACTAA
- the LOC123699981 gene encoding sodium/potassium-transporting ATPase subunit alpha isoform X3, with translation MASKESLDHGRTDSYRVATIGPIKDDNRTADGHYKTRRKPPAKKRKPGDLEDLKQELDIDYHKVTPEELYQRFQTHPENGLSHAKAKENLERDGPNALTPPKQTPEWVKFCKNLFGGFALLLWIGAILCFIAYGIQASTVEEPSDDNLYLGIVLAAVVIVTGIFSYYQESKSSKIMESFKNMVPQFATVIREGEKLTLRAEDLVLGDIVEVKFGDRIPADIRIIESRGFKVDNSSLTGESEPQSRGPEFTNENPLETKNLAFFSTNAVEGTAKGVVICCGDNTVMGRIAGLASGLDTGETPIAKEIHHFIHLITGVAVFLGVTFFLIAFILGYHWLDAVIFLIGIIVANVPEGLLATVTVCLTLTAKRMASKNCLVKNLEAVETLGSTSTICSDKTGTLTQNRMTVAHMWFDNQIIEADTTEDQSGVQYDRTSPGFKALAKIATLCNRAEFKGGQDGVPILKKEVAGDASEAALLKCMELALGDVMSIRKRNKKVCEIPFNSTNKYQVSIHESDDPSDPRHLLVMKGAPERILERCSTIFIGGKEKVLDEEMKEAFNNAYLELGGLGERVLGFCDLQLPSDKYPIGFKFNTDDVNFPIDNLRFVGLMSMIDPPRAAVPDAVAKCRSAGIKVIMVTGDHPITAKAIAKSVGIISEGNETVEDIAARLNIPVSEVNPREAKAAVVHGTELRDLNSDQLDEILKYHTEIVFARTSPQQKLIIVEGCQRLGAIVAVTGDGVNDSPALKKADIGVAMGIAGSDVSKQAADMILLDDNFASIVTGVEEGRLIFDNLKKSIAYTLTSNIPEISPFLAFILCDIPLPLGTVTILCIDLGTDMVPAIALAYEEAEADIMKRPPRNPFCDKLVNERLISMAYGQIGMIQAAAGFFVYFVIMAENGFLPLKLFGIRKHWDSKAINDLTDSYGQEWTYRDRKALEFTCHTAFFVSIVVVQWADLIICKTRRNSIVHQGMRNWALNFGLVFETALAAFLSYTPGMDKGLRMYPLKFVWWLPAIPFMLSIFIYDEIRRFYLRRNPGGWLEQETYY, from the exons CATGGCCGTACCGACTCGTACCGCGTCGCCACCATCGGCCCCATTAAGGATGATAATAGAACAGCTGATGGACATTACAAG ACACGGCGAAAACCCCCTGCGAAGAAACGGAAACCTGGAGACTTAGAAGATCTTAAACAAGAATTGGACATCGACTACCATAAAGTAACGCCCGAAGAACTCTACCAAAGATTTCAGACTCACCCAGAAAAT GGCCTTAGTCATGCAAAAGCGAAAGAAAACCTTGAACGAGATGGTCCAAATGCACTCACACCCCCAAAACAGACGCCCGAGTGGGTGAAGTTTTGTAAAAATCTATTTGGTGGCTTCGCGTTATTACTGTGGATTGGTGCTATTCTATGCTTTATTGCCTACGGAATCCAG gCGAGTACGGTAGAAGAACCTTCAGACGACAACTTGTATCTCGGAATCGTATTGGCAGCTGTCGTTATCGTCACGGGTATCTTCTCATACTACCAGGAAAGCAAGTCATCAAAGATCATGGAATCCTTCAAGAACATGGTGCCTCAGTTTGCGACCGTCATCCGTGAAGGAGAGAAGTTAACGCTGCGTGCTGAAGATCTTGTACTTGGTGACATTGTTGAG gtcAAATTCGGCGACCGGATCCCAGCTGATATTCGTATCATCGAATCACGCGGCTTCAAAGTTGACAACTCGAGTTTAACTGGTGAATCAGAGCCCCAATCCCGCGGACCTGAATTTACGAACGAAAATCCTTTGGAAACCAAGAACTTGGCCTTCTTCTCTACTAACGCTGTTGAAGGAACTGCTAAGGGAGTTGTCATCTGCTGTGGTGATAATACC gtCATGGGTCGTATCGCTGGATTGGCGTCTGGTTTGGACACCGGAGAGACACCTATCGCAAAGGAAATCCATCACTTCATCCACTTGATTACTGGTGTTGCCGTATTCCTCGGTGTTACGTTCTTCCTCATTGCATTCATCCTCGGTTACCATTGGCTCGACGCTGTCATCTTCCTTATTG GTATCATCGTAGCTAACGTACCTGAAGGTCTGCTCGCCACTGTAACTGTATGTCTGACTCTCACTGCCAAACGTATGGCTTCCAAGAACTGCCTTGTAAAGAACTTGGAGGCTGTCGAGACCTTAGGATCTACGTCCACTATTTGCTCTGACAAGACTGGCACTTTAACCCAGAACAGAATGACCGTCGCTCACATGTGGTTTGACAACCAGATTATTGAAGCTGACACCACCGAAGATCAGTCTGGAGTTCAGTATG ACCGCACTAGCCCCGGTTTCAAGGCGCTCGCTAAAATCGCAACTCTGTGCAACCGTGCCGAATTCAAAGGTGGTCAGGATGGCGTGCCAATCTTGAAGAAGGAAGTCGCCGGTGATGCCTCAGAAGCTGCTCTGCTCAAATGTATGGAACTCGCGCTCGGAGATGTGATGTCTATCAGGAAAAGGAACAAGAAAGTGTGCGAAATCCCCTTCAACTCGACCAACAAATATCAAGTGTCTATTCATGAGAGCGATGACCCCAGCGACCCTCGCCACCTGCTTGTAATGAAGGGAGCTCCCGAAAGAATCTTGGAACGTTGCAGCACTATTTTCATTGGTGGCAAGGAAAAG gTTTTGGATGAAGAAATGAAGGAAGCGTTCAACAATGCGTACTTGGAACTCGGTGGTCTCGGCGAGCGTGTGCTCGGTTTCTGCGACTTGCAACTGCCGTCCGACAAATACCCAATTGGCTTCAAGTTCAACACCGATGACGTCAACTTCCCTATTGACAACCTTCGCTTTGTCGGCCTCATGAGTATGATTGACCCTCCTCGTGCTGCCGTGCCCGACGCTGTCGCTAAATGCCGGTCTGCTGGTATCAAG GTTATCATGGTAACTGGTGACCACCCCATCACTGCCAAGGCTATCGCCAAGTCCGTGGGCATCATCTCTGAAGGCAACGAAACGGTAGAGGACATTGCTGCCCGCCTCAACATTCCGGTATCTGAAGTCAACCCGAGGGAGGCTAAAGCTGCTGTGGTCCATGGAACTGAACTTAGGGATCTTAACTCTGACCAACTGGATGAAATTCTTAA ATATCACACGGAGATCGTGTTCGCCCGCACATCGCCCCAACAGAAGCTGATCATCGTGGAGGGTTGCCAGCGTCTCGGCGCCATTGTAGCCGTCACCGGTGATGGTGTCAACGACTCGCCAGCTCTGAAGAAGGCTGATATCGGTGTTGCCATGGGTATCGCTGGATCCGATGTGTCCAAACAG GCTGCCGACATGATCTTGCTGGATGATAACTTCGCGTCCATCGTCACCGGTGTGGAGGAAGGCCGCCTGATCTTCGACAATCTCAAGAAGTCCATCGCGTACACTCTGACCTCGAACATTCCAGAAATCTCTCCCTTCCTCGCCTTTATCCTTTGTGACATTCCCCTGCCTCTTGGTACTGTTACCATCCTTTGCATCGATCTCGGAACTGACATG GTACCAGCTATTGCGCTCGCGTACGAGGAAGCCGAAGCCGATATAATGAAAAGACCACCTAGGAATCCATTTTGCGACAAACTTGTCAATGAGAG GTTGATTTCCATGGCGTACGGCCAAATCGGAATGATCCAAGCGGCGGCTGGATTCTTCGTATACTTTGTGATCATGGCTGAGAACGGATTCCTGCCCTTGAAACTGTTCGGTATCAGGAAGCACTGGGATTCCAAAGCCATCAATGACTTGACTGATTCCTATGGACAAGAATGG ACCTACCGTGACCGCAAAGCCCTCGAGTTCACCTGCCACACCGCTTTCTTCGTGTCGATTGTAGTCGTGCAATGGGCCGATCTGATCATTTGCAAGACTCGCCGCAACTCCATCGTGCACCAGGGCATGCGCAACTGGGCTCTCAACTTTGGTCTCGTGTTCGAAACCGCCCTCGCCGCGTTCCTGTCATACACCCCCGGTATGGACAAGGGTCTCAGGATGTACCCACTCAA GTTCGTGTGGTGGTTGCCCGCCATCCCGTTCATGCTGTCGATCTTCATCTACGACGAGATCCGGCGCTTCTACCTGCGCCGCAACCCCGGCGGCTGGCTGGAACAAGAGACTTACTACTAA